One genomic segment of Streptomyces sp. RKND-216 includes these proteins:
- a CDS encoding ectoine synthase, with protein sequence MIVRSFEDIEGTDRDVKSASGTWRSKRIVLAKERVGFSLHETVLYAGTETSMWYANHIEAVLCVEGEAELTNDETGEKHMITPGTMYLLDGHEKHTVRPKTDFRVICVFNPPVTGREDHDENGVYPLLTEPADG encoded by the coding sequence GTGATCGTTCGTTCGTTCGAGGACATCGAGGGCACCGACCGCGACGTGAAGTCCGCCTCCGGCACCTGGCGCAGCAAGCGCATCGTGCTGGCCAAGGAGCGGGTCGGGTTCTCCCTGCACGAAACAGTGCTCTACGCCGGCACGGAGACCTCGATGTGGTACGCGAACCACATCGAGGCCGTGCTCTGCGTAGAGGGCGAGGCCGAGCTCACCAACGACGAGACCGGCGAGAAGCACATGATCACTCCCGGCACGATGTACCTGCTCGACGGGCACGAGAAGCACACGGTGCGTCCGAAGACGGACTTCCGCGTGATCTGCGTCTTCAACCCGCCCGTCACCGGCCGTGAGGACCATGACGAGAACGGCGTGTACCCGCTTCTCACCGAGCCCGCCGACGGCTGA